The window CGATGTCCATCAGTTGCAGCAGGAAATCTCCCCTGCGCCACGATGACACGGGCAGGCCATTGAGCATGTGCATGACAATGGTCTTCATGGTGTAGGTGGAGAAGCCAATGCCCAGCTGAAGATGGACGAAGAACTGGAGGCATTTGAGGTGCAGACTGTCAGGTGGGGCCTGGCTGGCAATGTGGTTGAAGAACTTCGCCTCTGCCACAGCATAGGTCTCTGGCCAGGTTGTGCTTGGGGTGTAGGCCTCTGCAGTCTGGCTGCTCACAAAGATGTCTGAGTCATCTCTCCTCACCCCAAACAGCATCTCCATCCTGAAGCTTTCAATGCCATTGGTCACCTTGAACTGGCAGGATCGTCTGGAGGGCAGCAGCGTCAAGTGCCAGTTGTGTgagtgaggcagagctggccagaCTGCTCTCACCAGCTGGCAGAACCAGCGGGCAGTTTTGTGCACATACAGATAGCAGTCGGTGCACAGGGTGTCCAGGAGGCTGGGCTCCTGAttgctcctcagctcctcctcgggctggtgcaggaagcacagcaggttctcgccctgctgctctcctgtgcaggtgcaCTCCAGCTGCACGCGGACACGGAAGTTCCTCAcgtgcctgtgctctgcagagtcCAGCTCCAGGTGGAAGCTGTGGCCTGGCGGAGGAGTCATGGGGATGAGCACCTGATACACAACGTCCTGCTCACGGGGACTCCAGCCTTCAAAGGCACTGCCCACCCCGatggctggctgcaggactgGGTAGAAACTGTTTGATAACACCTCTCCAAAGTAAGCTATATACTTATGCATGAGGCCAGTTGTCCACTCACAGCCTTTCTGCAGGTCCTGTACAGGCCACTCTATGCGCTCCATTAGAATTCTTCCAGCGTCATCATTTACACAGTTTTCTTCTTCATGCTCTTCATTTGCCACATCGttgttgttttctgcatttgcagctCCATGGACGCCTCCATTTTCAACATCATCTTCCTCATTTGCCTGCACATTTCTGCCTCCCTCTTCAGCTGCACCgttgttttcctcttctaactcctctctcctcaggcTCCTTTTCCACCCGATAAACCAGAGCACCAAGACCAGCAGCACgagcacagcaacagccaagggCTGCAAGAGCTGCACCTGCTTGAGGGTGAGCTGCTCCACCTCCCGCTCTAGCCGAATCCTCTCCCATTCCAGCTGCTTTGCACGCACTTCCATGCGCAGTCGTGTCTCCTCATCCCAGACATCACCCACGGGCTGCGGGTACTGGATGAGGCTCTTCAAGAGCACGAGAAGGAGTATTATGGAATTCATggtctgcaggaggagggagagaaggccttgagtggggctgtgagggtgggacaTGACaatgagggcagcagggaagggaattgcAGGGATATGGgggcaggaaggacagggccccagacagctggcaggcagcaaggccagtcccactgccccaccagcagcagaagcatCACTGTGGGCTGCCCAAGGCTGTCCCAtgaggggctgtccctgcatgcAGGGGGAGAACCCAGCCCCGGCTGAGGCGTTTCTGccccagcccttgtccccagcccaggctccccagcacGTGCGCACTCACCGCTTGCCCAAGCAATGCCAGGCCAGCGTTACCTGCTGGGGCCTTTTAGAGCTGCCCCCATTGTGACATGtcccctgtgatgtcacaggtgTCACAGCACATCACAACCCAGTCAATCCCACCCTTTGTCCCCACCCTGGCTCAGCCACTCCCAGTGGCCCTGGTGTAATGCTTAAGGCTGCCTTTGTGTGAATCTTCTTCCAAGAACTGCCATTGTTCtttattttggatttcttttcatctgcaTTCACCTGCATTGGCAATCTCCTAGACATCCATGTTGGAAGGCAGCCTTGAGGATCATTGAGTCTAAGCTTTGATTCCTTACTGGTTGAGGTGCACTTCAATCTCTGTGTCAGCGAGGTTGAAAAATGTCCCTGAAGATCACATAGTCCAACTGCACACTTAACGCTGCCTGCTGCACCCATCAGCCAggtccccaaatgccacatgcACATGACTTTGAAACCTTTCTGAGCGTGCTGACTCAGCCATTTCcctaggcagcctgttcctCAGCTTGATATCCTTTTCTTTGCAGGAATATTTCCTAGAGATCCCATCAAAAGCTACCGTGCACAACCTAAActcattttcctcttgcaatcttttttgttctctgggCTAATATAATGATCCCCACCTAGCTACAACCTCCCTTCGGGGACCATCTGCACCGTGtcaggcagctgggctgtgaagccagctcctggcagaggagagaaaggtgCTGCTCTTGCAGTGGACTTCCCATGATCCAGAGGGACAAAAGGGGTTGTCAGTGGGCAGAAGAGTTTCAGGTTTCCCAGAAGCGTTTCCATGTGAGGACAAGCTTGGTGCCAAATCCATCAGCCAAGGGAATCCATCCCCTTCctagcagaaggaaaaatcagaattttccttCTAGAGTATGGAAAGGTTTGGAGTGAAATTCCGTGCTGGGATGTTCCCAGATGTCTGTATGAATTGTGCTGACCTGCACAGCCAGACTGTGAAGAGGGGATCTGAGGTGAAATGCAGCTTAGACTACAGCTTCCTGCCATGGTATTTGTGGAGCCTTGAAGGAGAAGGCTGCGTGGGTTGTGGTGACTTTCACCAGCTCTCCTGCTAACAGCACTGGGCACCCCAAGGCTGTTTGGTGTCAGCACAGGCAAGAGCAGGAAGCAACCCTCCCCTGGCTTTGTGGAGCCCTGAGATGAGCAAAGACGAGAAACGTGCAGAGAAGAGACCatcagcaccaggcagcagcttctATCAGCCCTCAATCACGGAAAATTCAAACAttattgtttgggtttgggctttgtgtggtgttttgtttggagtattttagcagcaggaaaagctgtgacATTTTCAATGCTGGAGACCTGGATTTGAAAGGTCCCTTGCCAGTGTTGTGTAGATGGATCTCAAAATTGTGCCTTTGcccctctctttcctctgttaTGATGTGTCACTTCAAGGGGTAGATGGCTACgtgtgtttctcttttctcaccttgtgctgaggagctgggagagctgctgaccTTTCTCTCTCAGCCCAGCTTGACCCTGAAAGGGTTCTGCAGTGGGATGAGGTGGCCTGTGGCcagtggctcagctgccagcactggtgcCAGCCAACGTGTCAGGTTCATGGGTATGGCTTGAGTCAGGTCACAGCTGCCAGCATCTGGGCTGTGTCCCGCCCCACATTCGTCCTGCCACCAAGTTGGAGGGCACCAACCTGACTCTGACAAATCCACCTCgaaaccatgtccctaaatgccacatccacGTTATCCTTTAGTGCCTCAAGCAGTAACAATTCCACCAATTTCATGGGCAGCTTGTGCCAGcgcttgacaaccctttcagaggagaaattttTCCCTCCTACCCAATCTAAGCCTCCCTGGCAGAAGtggaggccatttcctcttatcctttgccttgtttcctgggagcagagcctgacctgCACCAGCCCAACCCTCA is drawn from Prinia subflava isolate CZ2003 ecotype Zambia chromosome 5, Cam_Psub_1.2, whole genome shotgun sequence and contains these coding sequences:
- the LOC134551503 gene encoding inositol 1,4,5-trisphosphate receptor-interacting protein-like 1 produces the protein MEVRAKQLEWERIRLEREVEQLTLKQVQLLQPLAVAVLVLLVLVLWFIGWKRSLRREELEEENNGAAEEGGRNVQANEEDDVENGGVHGAANAENNNDVANEEHEEENCVNDDAGRILMERIEWPVQDLQKGCEWTTGLMHKYIAYFGEVLSNSFYPVLQPAIGVGSAFEGWSPREQDVVYQVLIPMTPPPGHSFHLELDSAEHRHVRNFRVRVQLECTCTGEQQGENLLCFLHQPEEELRSNQEPSLLDTLCTDCYLYVHKTARWFCQLVRAVWPALPHSHNWHLTLLPSRRSCQFKVTNGIESFRMEMLFGVRRDDSDIFVSSQTAEAYTPSTTWPETYAVAEAKFFNHIASQAPPDSLHLKCLQFFVHLQLGIGFSTYTMKTIVMHMLNGLPVSSWRRGDFLLQLMDIVEILCLCVQAKRLNHFIVGNRRLPEEIRLPRDVQTGQTCNLFHQLAQESAAHRQAMSEYQVLRTRFERILLGED